The segment CGTGCTAAATCTACCAACATTACGTGTTCTGCAGTTTCCTTTTTATCTTCGGATAATTTTTTACCTAATTTAAGGTCTTCTGCCATATCACCAGTTCTTCTAAAAGTACCAGCAATTGGATTAATAGTTGCTTTACCAGCTGATATTTTAATCTGTGCTTCTGGCGAAGAACCCATTAATTTGAATGATCCATAATCAAAATAAAACAAATAGGGTGATGGATTTATAGAACGTAAGGCTCTATAAACATTAAACTCATCGCCTTTAAATTTTTGTTGAAATTGGCGTGACAATACCAACTGAAAAACGTCGCCTCTTTTACAATGTGATTTTGCTTTCTTTACATATTCTTTAAATTCTTCTCCCGTAACATTTGAAGTTTCTTCGCCTACAATTTCAAATTTCTGAGTATTGAAAGCTTGCGCATCAATAATAGTTTGAATTTCTTTAATGCGAGATTCAGTTCCTTCTTCAATATTTTCTATCAACGTCATTTCATCATTAAAATGATTGATGGCAATAATAAATCTGTAAAAACTGTATTGCATTTCTGGAATTGCAGAAGGTGCTCTCTTGTTTTTAAATTGAATATTCTCGAAATATTGAACAGAATCAAAAGTTGTGTACCCGTACAAACCATTGAATGATTTTAATTCGGCAGGACAATCTAGATCAATTGAACCTGTGAATTTATCAAATAACTGGTAAAAATTTTTATCGATAGGTTGTTCATCAATTTGTGTTCCTTTATGAGAAACAGAAAACTGATAATTATCTACCTTCATTGTAACAATTGGCTCAATTGCAATAAAAGAAAAACTTTCTTCTTTACTGTGATAATCTGAACTCTCTAATAAAAGCGTATTTGCATATTTATCTCTAAAACGCAAGTACAATCCTACAGGAGTAATTGTATCTGCCATTTTAGTTTTATGTATAGATTTAAAATGTATTTTCTTCATTCTTCGATTATGTCATTGCGAAGCAAATTTTTCATTTGCTGCGGCAATCTGTTTGTTTATAAAGAGATTACTTTGTTGTAAACTTCTCTTAATGATGCTTAATAAAAAGCGAAAAGGCTTATCGTGAGATAAGCCTTTTTTGTTATGTTATATACATATAGGTTTTTTCTCACTTATTTTATAAGAGAGTTCCACCACCAAATATTGTTTGTATTCTTTTTCATAATGAATTACAAATGTAGAAACCTATTTCTATTATAGCAAATTTTATTATATATATTTTCATCAAACTAACAAAAATAAATAATATTCATTTAAAATAAATATATAGTTTCATTTTTAAACTAAAAAACACATAATAGTTCATTATTATAATCAAAAGTGATTTTTAAATTTAAAATAACAACTAAATTTCTTTATTTTGTGTCGCTAATAAACATATTGTTTAAAAGATTTGAATTAATTATTTACACCAATGATTTTACATAAAGTCGTTGGTGTATTTTTTAGGCTTAACACTTTTATTGCCTGACAAAACTTTCGTATTTTTGCCAGCTTAAATTTTTGACCTGAAAGCTAAATTAAAAGACATGAATAAAATAATGACAGTCGACATATTGTCGAGTATTAAAGGAGCAAAACCGTCAGAAGCGGTAAATCAATTATTTGATGTAATTAAAAATGCACATACAAATAATAATTCTTTGAATAATGTCAATAATAACGGAGTGTCTTTAAATGATTTAAGAGAAGATGTTGTAATAGAAAGTTCGGCCATTGAAAAGCAAATTATTATAGAAAATTTCCCGAACGAGAAAGATGGTTATTTAGTTGTTGCTAAAGTTATAGAAGATTAACATGAATTCTCAAATAAAACAAATACACCAACAATTGGTGTCTAAACAGATATCTTGTACAGAATTGGTTCAAGAAAAACTTAACTTACTAAAAGAAAACACCTATAGCACAGTAAACTCTTTATTAGATAAGATGGCTTTAGAATTGGCTGCAAAAGTTGATGCTAAAATTGCTAGTGGTAAAGAAATAGGGGTATTAGAAGGTATTCCTTTTGGAATAAAAGATGTTTACATGTTACAAGGAACTTTTACCACTGCAAGTTCTAATATGTTAAAAAACTACAAGTCTGCTTACACAGCAACTGCAATTCAAAAATTATTAGACGCAGGTGCCATCCCATTAGTAAAAGAAAACTGTGATAGTTTTGGTCATGGTTCTTCTAGTGAAAACACCATTTTTGGAGCAGTAAAAAATGCTATAAACCCAGAATTAGTTGCAGGAGGATCTAGTGGTGGTTCTGCAGTAAATGTTGCAAAAGACTACACTGTTTTTTCTATTGGAGGAGATACTGGGGGCTCTATTCGTCAACCTGCAGGTTACAACAATATTTATGGTTTAAAACCAACTTACGGTCGTATTTCTCGTTTTGGTTTAATGGCATATGCTTCCTCTACAGATTGTGTTGGTCCTTTAGCCAAATCTATTGAAGACATTAGAATTGTTTTAAATGTGATGAGTGGAAAAGACATTAAAGATCAAACCACAATCAATTCAGAAGAAATTACAGAAGAATCAATTTTAAGTAATAACACAATAAAAACCGTTGGTTATTTTAAAAGTTTTATTGAAAATGAAGCAATTGACACTAAGGTTAAAGCTGATTTTTTAGCAAGTATCGAAAAAATTAAAGCAACTGGAATTGAAGTTAAAGAATTAGATTTCTTTAAATCTGATATTTTAGTTTCTACATATTATACGCTAGCAATGGCAGAAACTGCTTCCAATTTATCTCGTTTAGACGGTACAAATTATGGAAATAGAATTGAAGGAGAAAATTTAAAAGACACCTATTCTATAACACGTTCAGAAAATTTTTCTGAAGAGACAAAACGTAGAATTGTTGGAGGAAACCAAGTTTTATCTCAAGGATTTTCTGATGAAATTTATCTAAAAGGCTTGTCCTTAAGAGATCAAATTTCTGAAAACTTTAAAAAAGATTTTGAAGAAGTTGATATCATATTGTCACCAGTAACACCGGGTTCTCCACCAAAAATAGGAGATAGTTTAAAAGACCCTTTAGCAATGTATTTATCAGATGCATATACTGTAGGTTTTAGTCTTGGTCAACTACCTACATTAACGGTACCTCAAGGAACCGTTACAGGTTTGCAAATTACGGCAGCAAAAAATAATGAAGAATTGGTTTTGAAGTTTGCTAACTTCTTAAAAGATACAATATAATGGAATTAGAACAATTAAATGCGGCAATAAAAGCCCACGATTTAGAGTTGGTAATTGGGCTAGAAACACACGTTCGATTAAATACCAAAACCAAGTTGTTTTGTTCTTGTCCTAATCAAGAAATTGAAACACCAAACACAAATATATGTGCTGTTTGTACAGGGCAAATGGGTGTTTTACCATCCATAAATAAAGAAGCAATTACAAAAGCTATTTATTTTGGAAAAGCTGTGAAATCTACTTTTTCTAATGAAGTTATTTCTTGGGATAGAAAGCATTATGAATACCCAGATAATCCAAAGAATATTCAAATTACGCAGTTTCATAATCCTGTAATTCCAGATGGACAAGTTTCTTGTTATAGAAATGATGGAACTCAATTTACTGTAAATTTAACGCAGGTTCATATTGAAGAAGATGCTGCAAAATTAATGCACGAAAAGAAAGTTTCTTTAGTTGATTTTAATAAAGCAGGTGTACCATTAATTGAAATTGTTACAGAACCTTGTATCAGAAATATAGAAGATGCATCAACATATGCACAATACATTCAACGTATTGTTCAGAATTTAGGGATTTCTGAAGCAAATCTTGAAAAAGGAGAATTTAAATCTGATGTTTCTGTTTCTCTTCGCAAGAAAAGAACATATGAATTAAACCCAAGAACTGAAATCAAAAATTTAAACTCGTTTAAGTTTATGGTGGATGCTTTAAAGGAAGAAATTGAAAAGCAACTAAATTATTTCATTGAAAATAAAGAATTTAGACCAGATCAAACAACTGTTTTATGGGATGCTGATTTAAAGCAAACTAAAACAATGCGTAAAAAAGAATTTGAAGCAGATTATCGTTTTATTTCTGAACCAGATTTACCTTTTGTAGCTATAAAAGAGGTTGTAAATAGCATTAAAGTAGATACAAATGTTTTACCTCATGCAGTTGAAACTATTTTAATTAAAGGTGGCGTTTTACCGCAAGATGCTAAGTTTTTTACTGCAGATGCAGTTCGTTCAGAAACTTTTATTACAATTAACAATACAATTAAAGATCCTTCATTTGTTGCTAAAACATTAGTAAATAATATTCATGCAGATGAATATGCAAACATTAATAGCATAGCGCATCTTATTGAGATTTTTCAATTATTTAAAGCTGAAAAAATTA is part of the Polaribacter sp. SA4-10 genome and harbors:
- a CDS encoding amidase family protein; this encodes MNSQIKQIHQQLVSKQISCTELVQEKLNLLKENTYSTVNSLLDKMALELAAKVDAKIASGKEIGVLEGIPFGIKDVYMLQGTFTTASSNMLKNYKSAYTATAIQKLLDAGAIPLVKENCDSFGHGSSSENTIFGAVKNAINPELVAGGSSGGSAVNVAKDYTVFSIGGDTGGSIRQPAGYNNIYGLKPTYGRISRFGLMAYASSTDCVGPLAKSIEDIRIVLNVMSGKDIKDQTTINSEEITEESILSNNTIKTVGYFKSFIENEAIDTKVKADFLASIEKIKATGIEVKELDFFKSDILVSTYYTLAMAETASNLSRLDGTNYGNRIEGENLKDTYSITRSENFSEETKRRIVGGNQVLSQGFSDEIYLKGLSLRDQISENFKKDFEEVDIILSPVTPGSPPKIGDSLKDPLAMYLSDAYTVGFSLGQLPTLTVPQGTVTGLQITAAKNNEELVLKFANFLKDTI
- a CDS encoding anthranilate synthase component I family protein; the protein is MKKIHFKSIHKTKMADTITPVGLYLRFRDKYANTLLLESSDYHSKEESFSFIAIEPIVTMKVDNYQFSVSHKGTQIDEQPIDKNFYQLFDKFTGSIDLDCPAELKSFNGLYGYTTFDSVQYFENIQFKNKRAPSAIPEMQYSFYRFIIAINHFNDEMTLIENIEEGTESRIKEIQTIIDAQAFNTQKFEIVGEETSNVTGEEFKEYVKKAKSHCKRGDVFQLVLSRQFQQKFKGDEFNVYRALRSINPSPYLFYFDYGSFKLMGSSPEAQIKISAGKATINPIAGTFRRTGDMAEDLKLGKKLSEDKKETAEHVMLVDLARNDLSKHANNVTVEVFKEVQYFSHVIHLVSTVRGQIKGNPIKIVGDTFPAGTLSGAPKYKAMELIDKYENQTRGFYGGAVGIIGLDGSVNLAIAIRSFVSKNNVLYSQAGAGIVIHSDEEKELQEVNNKLAALKKALILAENI